Proteins found in one Nocardia brasiliensis ATCC 700358 genomic segment:
- a CDS encoding TIGR00730 family Rossman fold protein: MSTDAADREVANKPKSTAKFRGPVMFRRDRANEVGTADRNLLDRRGDTDWVHTDPWRVLRIQAEFVEGFGALAEVPRAVTVFGSARTQPDHPEYQAGLAIGAALARAGFAVITGGGPGAMEAVNRGACEAGGYSIGLGIELPFEQSLNEWVDLGINFRYFFVRKTMFVKYSEAFICLPGGFGTLDELFEALTLVQTRKITRFPIILFGSRYWAGLVDWMRDSLGGSGKISPGDLGLIHVTDSVEEVVQIILANAESGGAEDAIGTEDQW, from the coding sequence ATGTCCACCGACGCCGCTGACCGCGAGGTTGCCAACAAGCCGAAGTCGACAGCCAAGTTCCGCGGACCGGTCATGTTCCGGCGCGATCGGGCGAACGAGGTCGGCACCGCCGATCGCAACCTGCTCGACCGGCGCGGCGACACCGACTGGGTGCATACCGACCCGTGGCGCGTGCTGCGCATCCAAGCCGAGTTCGTCGAGGGTTTCGGCGCGCTCGCCGAGGTGCCGCGCGCGGTCACCGTGTTCGGTTCGGCGCGGACCCAACCCGACCATCCCGAATACCAGGCGGGCCTGGCCATCGGTGCCGCGCTGGCCCGGGCCGGTTTCGCGGTGATCACCGGCGGCGGCCCCGGCGCGATGGAGGCGGTCAACCGCGGCGCGTGTGAGGCGGGCGGCTATTCGATCGGTCTCGGCATCGAGCTGCCGTTCGAGCAGAGCCTCAACGAGTGGGTCGATCTCGGCATCAACTTCCGCTACTTCTTCGTCCGCAAGACGATGTTCGTGAAGTACTCGGAGGCCTTCATCTGCCTGCCCGGTGGTTTCGGCACCCTGGACGAACTGTTCGAGGCGCTCACCCTGGTGCAGACCCGCAAGATCACTCGTTTCCCGATCATCCTGTTCGGCAGCAGGTATTGGGCCGGGCTGGTCGACTGGATGCGTGACTCGCTGGGCGGCTCCGGCAAGATCTCACCCGGCGACCTCGGCCTGATCCATGTCACCGACAGCGTGGAGGAGGTCGTGCAGATCATCCTCGCCAACGCGGAGTCCGGTGGCGCGGAGGATGCGATCGGCA
- the dapE gene encoding succinyl-diaminopimelate desuccinylase, with protein sequence MTLDLRADPIALTKALVDIPSVSRDEAVITDLVEQALREQTTGFEVRRHGNVVLARTNRGLPTRVVLAGHLDTVPIADNVPSHFAVNDAGERVLFGCGSVDMKSGDAVFLHLAATVAEPVHELTLIFYDCEEIASEFNGLGHIERDLPDWLAGDLAVLGEPSGGWIEAGCQGTLRVRLSTAGVRAHSARAWLGDNAIHRLAPILQRLAEYRAREVDIDGCGYREGLSAVRVAGGVAGNVVPDAAEVDVNFRFAPDRTVDQAIAHVREVFAGLDVTFEVTDSAPGALPGLTAPAAADLIASVHEHGGGGVRAKYGWTDVARFAARGIPAVNFGPGDPNLAHKRDEHVPVDQITAVTAMLRTYLTGDRA encoded by the coding sequence GTGACCCTTGATCTGCGGGCGGACCCGATCGCGCTGACCAAAGCTCTGGTGGACATTCCCAGTGTGTCGCGGGACGAGGCGGTGATCACCGATCTCGTGGAGCAGGCGTTGCGCGAGCAGACGACGGGCTTCGAGGTGCGCAGGCACGGCAATGTGGTGCTGGCGCGGACGAACCGGGGCCTGCCGACGCGGGTGGTGCTGGCCGGCCATCTGGACACGGTGCCGATCGCCGACAACGTGCCGAGCCATTTCGCGGTGAACGACGCGGGCGAGCGGGTGCTGTTCGGCTGCGGTTCGGTGGACATGAAATCCGGGGATGCGGTGTTCCTGCACCTGGCCGCGACGGTCGCCGAACCGGTGCACGAGCTGACGCTGATCTTCTACGACTGCGAGGAGATCGCCTCGGAATTCAACGGTCTCGGGCATATCGAGCGCGACCTGCCGGACTGGCTGGCCGGCGATCTGGCCGTGCTCGGTGAACCCTCGGGCGGCTGGATCGAGGCGGGTTGCCAAGGGACGCTGCGGGTTCGGCTGTCCACCGCCGGGGTGCGCGCGCATTCGGCGCGAGCCTGGTTGGGCGACAACGCGATCCACCGCCTCGCGCCGATCCTGCAGCGACTGGCCGAGTACCGGGCGCGTGAGGTCGACATCGACGGCTGTGGCTACCGCGAGGGTCTGTCGGCGGTGCGCGTCGCGGGCGGTGTGGCGGGCAACGTGGTGCCCGACGCCGCTGAGGTGGACGTGAACTTCCGTTTCGCGCCGGACCGCACGGTCGATCAGGCGATCGCGCACGTGCGCGAGGTTTTCGCCGGTCTCGACGTGACCTTCGAGGTGACCGATTCGGCCCCGGGCGCACTGCCCGGCCTGACCGCACCGGCCGCCGCGGACCTGATCGCCTCGGTGCACGAGCACGGCGGCGGTGGTGTGCGCGCAAAGTACGGCTGGACCGACGTCGCTCGTTTCGCGGCGCGCGGTATCCCCGCGGTGAACTTCGGTCCCGGCGATCCGAACCTCGCGCACAAGCGTGACGAGCACGTCCCGGTCGACCAGATCACCGCCGTCACCGCCATGCTGCGCACCTATCTCACCGGCGACCGCGCCTGA
- the dapD gene encoding 2,3,4,5-tetrahydropyridine-2,6-dicarboxylate N-succinyltransferase, translated as MSTQGAAAVGIANVTADGTVLDTWYPSPELGVFAETGTKRLDEAPAEYAALLGFDEARGVDVVAVRTTIADLSAAPVDAHDVYLRLHLLSHRLVRPHEVNLDGQFGLLSNVVWTNHGPAAVEGFETTRAKLRARGPVTVYSVDKFPRMVDYVVPSGVRIGDADRVRLGAHLASGTTVMHEGFVNFNAGTLGNSMVEGRISAGVVVGDGSDVGGGASIMGTLSGGGTTVISIGERSLLGANAGVGIPLGDDCVVEAGLYVTAGTKVTGPDGTVVKASTLSGQNNLLFRRNSVTGAVEVVPHKGTGVELNAALHAND; from the coding sequence GTGAGTACTCAGGGAGCAGCAGCAGTCGGTATCGCCAACGTGACCGCGGACGGGACCGTCCTGGACACCTGGTACCCCAGTCCGGAGCTCGGCGTGTTCGCCGAGACCGGGACCAAGCGGCTGGACGAGGCGCCCGCCGAGTACGCCGCGCTGCTCGGGTTCGACGAGGCGCGTGGGGTCGATGTGGTCGCGGTGCGCACCACGATCGCTGACCTGTCCGCGGCGCCGGTCGACGCGCACGATGTCTACCTGCGCCTGCACCTGCTCTCGCATCGCCTGGTCCGTCCGCACGAGGTGAACCTGGACGGCCAGTTCGGCTTGCTCAGCAACGTGGTGTGGACCAACCACGGCCCGGCCGCGGTGGAGGGTTTCGAGACCACCCGCGCCAAGCTGCGCGCGCGCGGCCCGGTCACCGTGTACAGCGTCGACAAGTTTCCGCGCATGGTCGATTACGTGGTGCCCTCCGGGGTGCGGATCGGCGACGCCGACCGGGTCCGGCTCGGCGCGCACCTCGCCTCCGGCACCACCGTCATGCACGAGGGCTTCGTCAACTTCAACGCGGGCACCCTGGGCAACTCCATGGTCGAGGGCCGCATCTCCGCCGGTGTGGTGGTGGGCGACGGCTCCGACGTCGGCGGCGGCGCGTCCATCATGGGCACCCTGTCGGGCGGTGGCACCACCGTCATCTCCATCGGCGAACGCTCCCTGCTCGGCGCGAACGCGGGTGTCGGCATCCCGCTCGGCGACGACTGCGTCGTGGAGGCGGGCCTCTACGTCACCGCGGGCACCAAGGTCACCGGCCCGGACGGAACCGTCGTCAAGGCCAGCACCCTCAGCGGCCAGAACAACCTGCTCTTCCGCCGCAATTCGGTCACCGGCGCCGTGGAAGTGGTGCCGCACAAGGGCACCGGCGTCGAACTGAACGCCGCTCTGCACGCCAACGACTGA
- a CDS encoding acyl-CoA synthetase yields the protein MPFGSPLLLSSLNPLAVAGGADIPDAVTIDGVTLSRSDLLGAATSVAERVARADRVAVLAEPTVGTVLAVVGCLIAGVTVVPVPPDSGTAELAHILSDSGAQAWLGKAPAGSELPVVPVRVHARSWHTYPEPDAASTAFVLYTSGTTGLPKGVLLSRGAIAAGLDALAEAWAWTANDTLVHGLPLFHVHGLILGLLGPLRVGSPLVHTGKPTPQAYAAAHGTLYFGVPTVWSRIVEDPDAAKELAAARLLVSGSAPLPVPVFEKLRELTGHAPIERYGMSETMITLSTRADGERRPGWVGTAVRGVRTRLRDEAGGEVAHDGESIGALQVSGPMLFDGYLNRPEATAESWTQDGWFKTGDVAAIDPDGFHRIVGRESVDLIKSGGYRIGAGEVETVLLGHPAVAETAVVGLPDPDLGQRIVAFVVLRGETAPSLEQDLIAYVAEQLSTHKRPREIRVVDTLPRNAMGKVQKKRLT from the coding sequence ATGCCGTTCGGTTCGCCGCTGTTGCTCAGTTCCCTGAACCCGCTCGCCGTCGCAGGCGGCGCGGATATCCCGGATGCCGTCACCATCGACGGCGTGACGCTCTCGCGCAGTGATCTGCTCGGCGCCGCGACCTCGGTGGCGGAACGAGTGGCCCGGGCCGACCGGGTCGCCGTGCTGGCCGAGCCGACGGTCGGCACCGTGCTCGCCGTGGTCGGCTGCCTGATCGCGGGAGTGACCGTGGTGCCGGTGCCGCCGGACTCGGGCACCGCGGAACTCGCGCACATCCTGTCCGATTCGGGCGCGCAGGCGTGGCTCGGCAAAGCCCCTGCGGGCAGCGAACTTCCGGTGGTTCCGGTGCGCGTGCACGCCAGGTCCTGGCATACCTATCCCGAACCCGATGCGGCGTCAACGGCTTTCGTGCTGTACACGTCCGGCACCACCGGCTTGCCGAAGGGGGTGCTGCTGAGTCGCGGTGCCATCGCCGCCGGGTTGGACGCGCTCGCGGAAGCCTGGGCGTGGACCGCGAACGACACACTGGTGCACGGACTTCCGCTGTTCCACGTGCACGGGCTGATCCTCGGTCTGCTCGGCCCGCTCCGGGTGGGCAGCCCGCTCGTGCACACCGGCAAGCCGACCCCGCAGGCGTACGCCGCCGCGCACGGCACGTTGTACTTCGGGGTGCCCACCGTGTGGTCCCGGATCGTCGAAGATCCCGATGCCGCAAAGGAACTGGCCGCCGCCCGGCTGCTCGTGTCGGGCAGTGCGCCGCTGCCCGTCCCGGTGTTCGAGAAGCTGCGCGAACTCACCGGCCACGCGCCCATCGAGCGTTACGGCATGAGCGAAACCATGATCACCCTGTCCACCCGCGCCGACGGTGAACGCCGCCCCGGGTGGGTCGGCACCGCGGTGCGCGGCGTGCGGACCCGGCTGCGAGACGAAGCGGGCGGCGAGGTCGCGCACGACGGCGAAAGCATCGGCGCGCTACAGGTTTCCGGCCCGATGCTGTTCGACGGTTACCTGAACCGGCCGGAGGCGACAGCCGAGAGCTGGACCCAGGACGGCTGGTTCAAGACCGGCGATGTCGCCGCCATCGACCCCGACGGATTCCATCGCATCGTCGGCCGCGAATCCGTGGACCTGATCAAATCCGGTGGGTACCGCATCGGCGCGGGCGAAGTGGAGACCGTGCTCCTCGGCCACCCCGCCGTAGCCGAAACCGCCGTGGTCGGCCTGCCCGACCCCGACCTGGGCCAGCGCATCGTCGCCTTCGTCGTATTGCGCGGCGAGACAGCGCCTTCCCTCGAACAGGACCTGATCGCCTACGTCGCCGAACAACTCTCGACCCACAAGCGCCCCCGCGAGATCCGCGTGGTCGACACGTTGCCCCGCAACGCCATGGGCAAGGTCCAGAAAAAGCGCCTCACCTGA